A region from the Rheinheimera mangrovi genome encodes:
- a CDS encoding YcjX family GTP-binding protein: MDWLKKARWHSEQLTKRTFHRQLRLGVTGLSGAGKTALLTAIVHQLTQSHSSHLPFFSVMQKRWLGCRIDDNQLPQLPRFAFEKNLSYLQQQPVCWPPSTVGWSQLTLALRYQPESSLRARFQHYQETELVLVDYPGEWLLDLPMLQQSYQQWCEQSWLLFAQSHRIATAESFKQRLQAVDLNDVSVLSVQELCSDYSTLLQQFRDVAGAYLNQPGRLLVPGEFAGTPLLQLLPLLPEQLAQGGALVDLMQKHFVSYQSKVIEPFYRQYFSGLDRQVVLVDILGALNAGESALLELKQSLLLILQSFDYGPEHWLRRIFKPRISKVLFAVSKADHVTPDQHQALTLLLQQLLLQHLQSVKFQLCPYEVMAIAAIKASEAGFVKLNGAQQPCLRGLSAQTGEALTYYPGDVPRYWPDHQLFTEHHFEFQSLAPLPWPKQHVLGHIRLDHLLEYLLGDKLT, encoded by the coding sequence ATGGATTGGTTAAAAAAGGCGCGCTGGCATTCAGAACAACTGACAAAGCGCACCTTTCACCGTCAGCTCAGATTGGGTGTTACTGGCTTAAGTGGCGCAGGAAAAACTGCGCTGTTAACAGCGATAGTGCACCAGCTAACCCAAAGCCACTCTTCACATTTACCCTTTTTTTCCGTGATGCAAAAACGCTGGTTAGGCTGTCGCATTGATGATAATCAATTGCCGCAACTGCCACGTTTTGCGTTTGAAAAAAATTTAAGTTACCTGCAGCAACAACCGGTCTGCTGGCCCCCTTCTACTGTGGGCTGGAGTCAGTTGACCTTAGCTTTGCGTTATCAACCAGAATCCAGCTTAAGGGCGCGTTTTCAGCATTATCAGGAAACCGAACTGGTGCTGGTGGATTATCCGGGGGAGTGGCTGCTGGATTTGCCAATGCTGCAACAAAGTTATCAGCAGTGGTGTGAACAAAGCTGGTTGCTGTTTGCCCAATCACACCGAATTGCCACAGCAGAAAGCTTTAAGCAGCGACTACAAGCCGTTGATTTAAATGATGTGTCAGTGCTTTCTGTACAGGAACTGTGCAGTGATTACAGCACTTTACTGCAGCAGTTTCGTGACGTGGCGGGTGCTTATTTAAATCAGCCGGGTCGGTTATTGGTACCCGGTGAATTTGCCGGCACACCTTTACTGCAGCTCTTGCCTTTGTTACCAGAGCAATTGGCACAGGGAGGTGCTTTGGTGGACTTGATGCAAAAGCATTTTGTCAGTTACCAAAGCAAAGTGATCGAGCCTTTTTACCGTCAATACTTTTCTGGCTTAGACCGTCAGGTGGTGTTGGTTGATATTTTGGGAGCACTGAATGCCGGTGAATCAGCGCTTTTAGAGCTGAAACAAAGTTTGTTGCTAATTTTACAAAGTTTTGATTATGGCCCTGAACACTGGCTGCGACGTATTTTTAAACCACGGATCAGTAAAGTCTTATTCGCGGTTAGTAAAGCTGATCATGTCACACCGGATCAACATCAGGCGCTGACACTGTTATTGCAGCAGTTGCTGTTGCAGCATCTGCAGAGCGTAAAGTTCCAGCTTTGCCCTTATGAAGTGATGGCGATAGCTGCGATTAAAGCCAGTGAAGCTGGTTTTGTGAAACTCAATGGGGCACAGCAGCCCTGTTTACGAGGCTTAAGCGCACAAACAGGAGAGGCGCTGACCTATTATCCTGGAGATGTGCCGCGTTATTGGCCGGATCATCAGCTTTTTACCGAACATCATTTTGAAT
- the pspC gene encoding envelope stress response membrane protein PspC has product MTKIRKELLRDDRNGKLAGVCAGIADYFGWEVWLVRLIVVTSVLLGLGGLLPVLYVAAWFILEKKSVHESKKGLTEPSYDERPVEVKTRVWQRGEVPKSALHHLVNQFNSLELRLRDMETHVTSAKFQLNREISKL; this is encoded by the coding sequence ATGACTAAAATACGCAAAGAGCTGTTGCGGGATGACCGCAACGGCAAACTGGCCGGGGTCTGTGCAGGTATTGCAGACTACTTCGGTTGGGAAGTGTGGTTAGTACGGTTGATTGTGGTCACTTCGGTATTGTTAGGCTTAGGTGGTTTGTTACCTGTTTTGTACGTTGCAGCCTGGTTTATTCTTGAAAAGAAATCAGTGCATGAATCGAAAAAAGGCCTGACTGAACCGTCTTACGATGAGCGCCCTGTGGAAGTAAAAACCAGGGTATGGCAACGCGGTGAAGTACCAAAGTCGGCCTTACACCATCTGGTCAATCAGTTTAATAGTCTGGAACTGCGATTACGCGACATGGAAACTCATGTCACCTCAGCTAAGTTTCAACTAAACAGAGAAATCAGCAAGTTATAG
- the pspB gene encoding envelope stress response membrane protein PspB — MEITEVIGVPLIVFMIFVAPLWVFMHYRSKNKIGEGLGDSELAQLNELSHRAEKMADRIKTLEAILDAESPKWREKHD; from the coding sequence ATGGAAATTACTGAGGTCATTGGTGTACCACTCATTGTATTCATGATTTTTGTGGCGCCACTGTGGGTGTTCATGCACTACAGAAGCAAAAACAAAATTGGTGAAGGTTTGGGTGACAGTGAACTGGCTCAACTGAATGAGTTATCTCATCGCGCTGAAAAAATGGCGGACCGCATCAAAACGCTGGAAGCGATTTTAGATGCAGAGTCACCGAAGTGGAGAGAGAAACATGACTAA
- the pspA gene encoding phage shock protein PspA, protein MGIFSRFSDIVNSNINALLDKAEDPEKMVRLIIQEMEDTLVEVRSTSAKTIAEKKELQRVVAKLEAEVADWQAKAELALSKEREDLARAALVERQKAADQAAAVAADITHLDEHVSKLQDEVGQLQDKLADAKARQKAMLMRQKTVSSRLDVKRTLDSNRLNDAMYKFERYEQKIDSLEAQVESYDLGKKTLKDEFAELASSDKIDNELAELKAKMSKKDNA, encoded by the coding sequence ATGGGTATCTTCTCTCGCTTTTCAGATATCGTAAACTCCAACATCAATGCTTTATTAGATAAAGCAGAAGATCCGGAAAAAATGGTCCGCCTGATTATTCAGGAAATGGAAGACACTTTAGTTGAAGTACGTTCTACCTCAGCTAAAACCATTGCAGAGAAAAAAGAACTGCAACGTGTAGTGGCTAAATTAGAAGCTGAAGTGGCTGATTGGCAAGCTAAAGCTGAACTGGCTTTAAGCAAAGAACGTGAAGACTTAGCTCGTGCTGCGCTGGTGGAGCGTCAAAAAGCGGCTGACCAGGCTGCGGCAGTAGCCGCCGACATCACTCATTTAGATGAGCATGTCAGCAAGTTACAGGATGAAGTAGGTCAGCTGCAGGATAAATTAGCAGATGCCAAGGCCCGTCAGAAAGCTATGCTGATGCGCCAGAAAACTGTGTCATCCCGTTTGGACGTAAAGCGCACTTTAGACAGCAACCGTTTAAACGATGCCATGTACAAGTTTGAACGTTATGAGCAAAAAATCGATTCGCTGGAAGCTCAGGTTGAATCGTACGATTTAGGTAAAAAGACCTTAAAAGATGAGTTTGCAGAACTTGCCTCATCTGACAAAATCGATAACGAACTGGCTGAATTAAAAGCTAAAATGTCTAAAAAAGATAACGCCTGA
- the pspF gene encoding phage shock protein operon transcriptional activator, protein MSRSFQQDNLIGQSNSFLNVLDQVSQIAPLHKPVLIIGERGTGKELIAARLHYLSQRWDQNYLTLNCAALNENLLESELFGHEAGAFTGAAKRHEGRFERANGGTLFLDELANTPAMVQEKLLRVIEYGEFERVGGSRSVKVDVRLICATNEDLPSMAELGEFRADLLDRLAFDVITLPPMRERQEDILVLAEHFAVNMARELGFELFSGFSEKAKRVLLDYDWPGNVRELKNVVERSVYRTNNPYVPVHHIQLDPFESPFRPRTRVRTLDRRPQPDKAVVASKEQSSDNPPVLVKAAPAFDFNQVQDFKVLSENFEMDLIKQALAACQFNQKKTAEALNLTYHQLRGYMKKYKLLDSQQ, encoded by the coding sequence ATGAGCAGAAGTTTTCAGCAAGATAACTTAATAGGCCAGTCCAACAGTTTTTTAAACGTATTGGATCAGGTTTCTCAAATTGCACCTTTGCACAAACCTGTGCTGATCATAGGAGAAAGGGGCACTGGTAAGGAGCTGATCGCAGCCCGTCTACATTACCTGTCTCAGCGCTGGGATCAAAATTATTTAACACTCAACTGCGCTGCGCTGAACGAAAATCTTCTTGAAAGTGAATTATTTGGCCACGAAGCAGGTGCCTTTACCGGTGCAGCCAAACGTCACGAAGGCCGTTTTGAACGGGCCAATGGTGGCACCTTATTTTTAGATGAATTAGCGAACACCCCTGCTATGGTGCAGGAAAAATTATTGCGCGTCATTGAATACGGCGAGTTTGAACGGGTCGGAGGCAGTCGTTCAGTGAAAGTGGATGTACGTTTAATTTGCGCCACCAACGAAGACTTACCTTCGATGGCTGAACTGGGTGAATTTCGTGCTGACTTACTCGACCGGCTGGCCTTTGATGTGATCACTTTGCCTCCGATGCGGGAAAGGCAGGAAGACATTCTGGTACTGGCCGAGCATTTTGCCGTCAATATGGCACGCGAACTAGGGTTCGAACTTTTTAGTGGTTTCAGCGAAAAAGCCAAACGTGTTCTGCTGGACTACGATTGGCCCGGTAATGTGCGGGAGCTGAAAAACGTGGTTGAGCGTAGTGTGTACCGTACCAATAACCCTTATGTACCAGTGCATCATATTCAGCTCGACCCTTTTGAATCACCGTTCAGGCCCAGAACCCGGGTTCGTACTTTAGATCGCAGACCGCAACCAGACAAAGCAGTGGTAGCATCCAAAGAGCAAAGCAGCGATAATCCTCCCGTTTTAGTAAAGGCGGCACCAGCTTTTGATTTTAATCAGGTGCAGGATTTTAAAGTTTTGTCAGAAAACTTTGAAATGGATTTGATAAAACAAGCACTTGCAGCCTGCCAATTCAATCAAAAGAAAACCGCTGAAGCATTGAATCTGACCTATCATCAGTTACGTGGTTATATGAAAAAGTACAAACTGCTGGACAGCCAACAATGA